The nucleotide sequence AAAGCAGCGCGCTGAATATCAAAACGAAAATATTTGGTATTGCTCTTAGAACTAATCCCAAGGTAAACAAAGCAGAACTGATCATTATTGATCTTCTGGCACCAAGCTTATTCAAAATGCTTCCGCCCATAAGAGAAAAAATGGCTCCGGAGAATACTTCGGAAGATATCGGAAGTGCCGAAAGCATTATAGGAGATATATACTCAGTAACACCGCTGCCCTCTGATAGTTTAAGGGAATAGATCGGAAGTATTGCAGAGGTAAGATTCGTAAAAAAGAATATGAGAAATACTATAAAGCGGAATATCTCCACAGGAATCTTTCCATCCGTTTTTTCAGCAGCCTTGAATTTTCTATGTCCCCTGATAAGATAGAATAATTCTATTGAAACCATTATCATTATGGCAATAACGGCAAGTACATTTATTAAGAGTGAAAAAAGTATCTCTTTGTTTTTATCCATAATTTTCCACTGTTAATGTCAATCGTGAAAAAAGACCATATTCGGGTGCCATATGCATTTTGTAATAACGAAGGCTTTCAATACCCATATCCTCAGTATAATTGATTATTTCTGCATCTCCCATAAAACGTTCAAAGGATTCTCTCAAAAGAAATTCATTTAATCCCTTTATGCGGTTTATGGCATTTTTATAATGATACATACCTATATGATTCCGACAGGTAACGATACATATCCCTGCCGCCCTGCCGTCCACCCTGACAAGGATCCCACGGGCATTCAGCTTATCGAAATCTTTTACCACATTGACTATGATTTTTTTGAGACAGCCAAAATGACAGTTTTCACACTTGTTATTTTCGCACCATTCCCTGTTCATAAAAGCATCGATCTCTTCTGCGTGTTCAGGCCTTATATTTATGGTTTCATATTGATTTTTTCTATTGAAATAATTGTATCGATAGCGGTCATCCTGCTGATTGAGTCCGGCAAAAAACTGTTCGGGAGTAAATATATACTCCATAATATCCCGGTCATCCTCCACCTCGAATGAAAAACCGGAAGCTTCATAAAAAGGCATCATCCATTTTGCAACATCCATTATGATGAACTTTTGAGAAAGTGCCTCAAAATCCTCCGATAATATTTTCATCAGTGAAGGCATCTTTTCTTTTTTGTATTCGCCAAGAAATGGTCCGGCTACAAAATATCCGTCTGTACGGAGAAAGATCATATTAAGCATCATTCCTTCCGCCTCTTTCATATAGACGATATATGAGTCCATAAGCCCGACCAGATTAATAAATGCGCTGCTGGAGGTCCACCAGTCATTCATACGGTTGTAATAACGGTCAAAAATTCTATAACTGTCTGCTGAAATTTTACTGTATCCCAAAGAAAAGAGATTTTCTTCAGTTTCTTTTGGTATGTCAATATATTTTTTGCTATCCTTCATAATCTCCCTCTTATAGCTACTCCTCATAAAAGTATATTATCATATTTTATTTCGATTTGTACTTATGTACCTAAAATAGACCTTATTGACTTAATGTTCCTGAATTTTTTTCTTTTTTTGTTTTTTTGCCATAATGTTTCTCTAAAAAAACCAGATAAAATTGAATCTGTTTGGTCATAATGCTATAATAGAAGAACAAATTGGGGGAAAAGGGTGAAAATTGAGACAACATTTCAAAAATCAGTGTATTGACACACTGTCGCTTCTTTTAGAAGCTCATTCTGAGATAGAAAATTGCATCAGAGCGCAGCAGATGGATGCTGCAATGGAACTGTTGGAAGAATGCCAGCAAGGCGCGGTAGGAATAGGGAATCTTATTGAAGAAACTGAGGGTGAAGGTAATTATGAGGTAAGCCTGCTGGAAAAGTACTGCGAAATGATATGGCAGATCTCGGAAAAGCTTCATGATTCAGAAAATTTTGACCTGACAGAGACAAAAAATAATCTCCTCAATATTGTCGAAAATATAAAAAAAGGTATTATAGAGCGAATCCCGCTCAGCCGCGAAATTGTCTTCATGCCCTACAAGGCTTCCATGTGGGATTCACTTGAACCGGTATGGCGCAAGCTAAGTGCTGAGAATGATATCAGGACGGTCGTTATGCCCATACCTTATTTTGACAAAAATCCTGACGGAACGCCCAGGGAATTGCATTACGAGGGTGATCTGTTTCCTAAGGATGTGGAAATAACGGATTATAGAAGCTACAGCCTGGAAGAAAGACATCCGGAAGCTATTTATATACATAATCCTTATGATGGGACGAATTATGTGACGAGCGTGCATCCCGACTATTATTCATCAGTTATAAAGAATTTTACGGATGAACTTGTCTATATACCCTATTTTGTGCTTGGGGAGATAAACCCCCATGACCGCGGTGCGTGTGAAGGGATAAAGCATTTTGTCACGCTGCCCGGGGTTATCCATGCCCATAAGGTGATAGTCCAGTCGGAGGATATGCGGCAGGCTTACATAAATATAATGACTGAGCTGACAGGAGAGGACAGCAGAAATTATTGGGAAAATAAGATCGAAGGAAGCGGCTCTCCGAAATTTGAGAGGGTAAAGAACCTTACGGCTGCTGATCATGAGATACCTCCGGAGTGGAGAAAGAT is from Lachnospiraceae bacterium C1.1 and encodes:
- a CDS encoding phosphatidylglycerol lysyltransferase domain-containing protein, with the protein product MKDSKKYIDIPKETEENLFSLGYSKISADSYRIFDRYYNRMNDWWTSSSAFINLVGLMDSYIVYMKEAEGMMLNMIFLRTDGYFVAGPFLGEYKKEKMPSLMKILSEDFEALSQKFIIMDVAKWMMPFYEASGFSFEVEDDRDIMEYIFTPEQFFAGLNQQDDRYRYNYFNRKNQYETINIRPEHAEEIDAFMNREWCENNKCENCHFGCLKKIIVNVVKDFDKLNARGILVRVDGRAAGICIVTCRNHIGMYHYKNAINRIKGLNEFLLRESFERFMGDAEIINYTEDMGIESLRYYKMHMAPEYGLFSRLTLTVENYG